AGTTTGGTTTTCCTTTAAATTAAGAGGCTTTCAACTAAATTGAACGGTAATCGAATCTCAATGAAGGGGAGAAGTAATCGTGCAGATGATTTTGATTTTGTTTTGAGGGATATTGCACAAAATATGAATAGAAGTATAGAATTGTTGAATTCTATTTATGAAATAGGAAAACAGAAATTGAGAAATTTGGATAAAGCTAGGTTATAGATCTTATATAAATAATCTAAAATGTATCTTTGGCCATTTCAAGAAAATTGCTAAGCTGTTTATGAAATTGAATTTCTATCAGGAGGAATATTTGTGGATTTCGTTCCAATCTTTCCATTTAATAAGATTTCAAATAAACTTTGATTATCAGCGTCTAGTAGATGCTGATTGGAAGAATACAGAATTAAAGAGTTTATTTTTTTGAGATTTTGATAGCCTGTTGCATTTAGGTAATAAATTTTCTTGTAAATCTAGTTAAGTTTTGGAAAGTTAGATTGTCTCTTTGTTTAATGATGGCTTTATAGATGTTAAGAAAAATATTCACATTTATGTTGTTATTCGGAATATCAATATCGGTATTCTGCAATTTTCTAGAGACATTCGATTTTCAATGTCTAAATGATGAGTTTATTTCTAAAGTAATTGATGAAAAACATCAGAATACGGAAGCTCCATGTGACGGAAAAACCCATAGTTTTGAGGATTGTTTTTGTCAGAAAGATTATTCTATCTTTGAATCGACTAAGTTCATCAAACCTGTTTTTATTGTTTTTTCCGTATCCTTTATTTCCGAAATTTCAATCTCACTAATTAACCATCTTGAATACCAAAATCCTGAACTGGTATTCTCTGACCTTTATTACTCCCAGCAATTAACTCATACTAAACTTCTAATCTGATATAAAGCCCACTTCTTCTTTCGCTTTATATTATATTGGAGTAAAATATGTTATTATTAAGGAATGCGTTTGCGTTGAGCTTCTTCTTAACGTTACCGCTATATTCTCAGTCTTTTTCTCTTGATCAGATCCTGAGTATTGCAGAATCCAAAGCGGATTTAATCCTCTCTGGACAGGCAAAAGTAGAAGAAGCTGAAAATTTAAAACAAAAAGCGGGAAAATATAAGAACCCGAACATTTCTTTGGATTACGGTAGAAGACGGGCAAGTAATGAATCTGGCCCTGAATACGCATTGGGTTTAAGCCAGGACTTCTACTATCCAGGAAAGAGAGACTTACGAATCAAAATTGCCGAAGCGAGTGAAAAGTCACTTTTGGCAGAGTTAGAGCAAAGTAAGTTAGAATATAGATTCAGTGTGATCAAGTTGGTATATTCCTACTTAATCGCTTCAGAAAAGGCTTCTCATATTCAAGATAGGATCAAGCGAGTTTCTCAAATTGAATCCTTTATCGAGAAAAAAGTTTTCGTTTCCCCTGAAACAAAAGTTGAGCTGTATCTTGTGCAGAATCGTTTGTTAACACTTCAGAAGCACTTAATTGTTCTTGAGAAAAATAGATCGGTTGAATGGGAGAAGCTGAATTTTTTCTTAGGATTGGAAAAAGAAATATCAATTCGATCTCCTTGGCTTCAGAAAGGAAA
This sequence is a window from Leptospira ellinghausenii. Protein-coding genes within it:
- a CDS encoding TolC family protein; the protein is MLLLRNAFALSFFLTLPLYSQSFSLDQILSIAESKADLILSGQAKVEEAENLKQKAGKYKNPNISLDYGRRRASNESGPEYALGLSQDFYYPGKRDLRIKIAEASEKSLLAELEQSKLEYRFSVIKLVYSYLIASEKASHIQDRIKRVSQIESFIEKKVFVSPETKVELYLVQNRLLTLQKHLIVLEKNRSVEWEKLNFFLGLEKEISIRSPWLQKGNPLPKKDLLSAMISKNPVLKQSQSRIQQAKEEVELARLDKYSDIKLQGSVGEDKSGVANRFFDLGVSFAIPTLDTNEDVVKSMQSRTLSETYLLNHQIRILTTRLNSSLIEYDSINRSLDKFSISLVSSIEQKLSYADSEFIKGRISLINYLELETQLHETHEAIYDYQMQFVDNITEILFLTNNPDFEGAINVK